From Diospyros lotus cultivar Yz01 chromosome 4, ASM1463336v1, whole genome shotgun sequence, a single genomic window includes:
- the LOC127800566 gene encoding uncharacterized protein LOC127800566 — translation MSMLDSFFSKGFKAAKCKTLLKLTIPRIKLLRNRREVQIKQMRRDIAKLLETGQEATARIRVEHIIREEKMMAAQEIVELFCELISVRLPIIEAQRECPLDLKEAISSVCFAAPRCADLLELLQVQMLFAAKYGKEFVSAATELMPECGVNRQLIELLSVRAPDPDVKLKLLKEIAEEHELDWDPAASETELLKPHEDLLNGPTQFVSGSKLPLPKEKHDESLNSASEQALSEQSDPDSGLETLDFPEVPKVPVQTSVGNVRTPEMLPFPEVNLGSAVDSDANGSSSYKPHLEPAETFVEKSVPDGTESPKIPLGSTENKQFLPFIAPPSTSSATFSMGPSQPTVPPSRTKSDVIDDLQDVLAAAQAAADTAERAAAAARSAASLAHLRISELVKKKSEEIPEDSIENPFHSDTYQSVGMNEPEPHLSHSSSLTDTVDISNPSTPHQHLENPLVKQVSSPPLYEDPKVEYDREGPHLDPAHHPPQRLTSMDDESYLSYPNLFGRQDSVPGSGVH, via the exons ATGTCGATGCTCGATTCATTCTTTAGCAAGGGTTTCAAGGCCGCCAAATG TAAAACCTTGCTGAAATTAACAATCCCACGCATAAAGTTGCTGAGAAACCGGAGGGAGgttcaaataaaacaaatgcGCCGAGACATTGCCAAACTCCTTGAGACTGGTCAAGAAGCAACTGCTCGGATTCGA GTAGAGCATATTATTAGAGAAGAGAAAATGATGGCTGCACAGGAGATCGTTGAGCTATTTTGTGAACTTATTTCTGTCCGTCTACCCATAATTGAAGCACAAAG AGAATGCCCTTTAGACTTGAAAGAAGCAATTTCTAGTGTGTGTTTTGCTGCACCAAGATGTGCAGATCTGCTAGAGTTGCTGCAGGTTCAAATGTTATTTGCTGCCAAATATGGGAAGGAATTTGTATCAGCTGCAACTGAACTTATGCCTGAATGTGGTGTTAACCGCCAG CTCATAGAACTGCTATCAGTTCGTGCTCCTGATCCAGATGTGAAACTGAAGCTGCTGAAGGAAATTGCAGAAGAACATGAGTTGGATTGGGATCCAGCTGCCTCTGAAACAGAACTATTGAAGCCTCATGAAGACTTGCTG AATGGTCCAACTCAGTTTGTCAGTGGGTCCAAATTGCCTCTTCCAAAGGAAAAACATGATGAATCACTGAACTCTGCCTCAGAACAAGCCCTCAGTGAACAGTCAGATCCAGACTCTGGCCTTGAAACATTAGATTTTCCTGAAGTTCCTAAGGTGCCTGTACAAACAAGTGTAGGCAATGTTAGAACACCAGAAATGCTTCCTTTCCCAGAAGTCAATCTTGGATCAGCAGTAGATTCAGATGCAAATGGAAGTTCATCATACAAACCACACTTGGAGCCTGCTGAAACATTTGTAGAGAAGTCTGTACCTGATGGTACTGAATCACCCAAAATTCCTCTTGGTTCAACggaaaataaacaatttttgcCATTCATAGCTCCCCCATCAACATCTTCTGCAACATTTTCTATGGGACCAAGTCAACCTACTGTGCCCCCATCAAGGACGAAAAGTGACGTCATTGATGATTTGCAGGACGTGTTGGCTGCGGCTCAGGCTGCTGCTGATACAGCTGAGCGTGCTGCAGCTGCTGCTAGATCAGCAGCTAGCCTTGCTCATCTCAGAATAAGTGAACTTGTTAAGAAAAAGAGTGAGGAGATTCCTGAGGATAGCATCGAAAATCCCTTTCATTCAGATACATACCAGTCTGTTGGAATGAATGAACCAGAACCACATCTATCTCACTCAAGCTCGTTAACTGATACCGTGGACATTTCAAATCCTTCCACGCCACATCAACATCTGGAAAATCCCCTGGTGAAGCAGGTGTCTAGTCCACCTTTGTATGAAGATCCCAAAGTGGAATATGATCGTGAAGGTCCTCATCTCGACCCTGCCCATCACCCTCCTCAGAGATTGACCTCTATGGATGATGAATCATACTTGTCATACCCAAACTTGTTTGGACGACAAGATTCAGTTCCTGGATCTGGAGTCCATTGA